From a single Salvelinus namaycush isolate Seneca chromosome 14, SaNama_1.0, whole genome shotgun sequence genomic region:
- the LOC120059134 gene encoding insulin-like growth factor-binding protein 5 translates to MPLLSNLTTIILLLIAHCGSSTLANRLGPYKGCLSCKEPGRAPRDHIGQAGSTSMLAQGEPCGVYTMSCAKGLRCVPLPQEHSPLQALLQGRGFCTKHSRTSPTERPHPTGPHPSHSGEIEKAPCRKLLNSVLRGVELTIFLSDRDIYIPNCDTQGFYRKKQCRSSKGIQRGLCWCVDELGTALHSRASEDGTLPCDGD, encoded by the exons ATGCCTCTCCTATCTAACTTAACGACTATTATCTTGTTGTTGATTGCTCACTGCGGATCTTCGACTCTAGCTAACCGTTTGGGACCCTACAAGGGTTGTCTGTCGTGTAAAGAACCAGGTCGGGCCCCCCGCGACCAtattgggcaggcaggcagtacatCAATGTTGGCCCAGGGAGAGCCCTGTGGTGTGTACACCATGAGCTGTGCCAAGGGGCTGCGCTGCGTGCCTCTTCCTCAGGAACACAGCCCtctccaggctctgttgcagggCAGGGGCTTCTGCACCAAGCACAGCAGGACCAGTCCCACGGAGAGGCCCCACCCCACAG GTCCACATCCTTCGCATAGTGGTGAAATAGAAAAG GCACCCTGCCGTAAGCTGCTCAATAGTGTTCTGCGTGGTGTTGAGCTCACTATCTTCCTGTCTGATCGTGACATCTATATCCCCAATTGTGATACTCAGGGCTTCTACAGGAAAAAGCAG tgtCGTTCCTCCAAGGGTATACAGCGTGGCCTCTGTTGGTGTGTGGACGAGCTGGGTACTGCCTTGCACTCACGTGCCAGCGAAGACGGCACTTTACCATGCGATGGAGATTGA